One Bacillus sp. 1780r2a1 DNA segment encodes these proteins:
- a CDS encoding ABC transporter ATP-binding protein — protein sequence MNYSLRFQNVSKSFETKRILDHISFDIEKGKITAFLGQNGAGKTTTLKIAMGLLTPDEGKVLLHSESIEKMKKEVTFIPDHPYLYDELTGREYIKFIMELTDLNLSKEEVEKQIVYYHLEKEIDKKIKNLSLGNKKKLALMGSLLNKPSVLLLDEFISGIDPINMKKIKSILKDYASIGNSILLSTHQLEVAQTFCDSLVFINEGKILKIERDISSVFTKNESLEDYFISMLSTSGGTSHD from the coding sequence ATGAACTACTCTTTACGCTTTCAAAACGTCAGTAAATCGTTTGAAACCAAACGCATATTAGACCATATCTCATTTGATATTGAAAAAGGGAAAATAACGGCATTTCTTGGGCAGAATGGAGCGGGTAAAACCACAACGTTAAAAATTGCAATGGGACTTCTCACACCGGATGAGGGAAAGGTGCTTTTGCATAGTGAAAGCATAGAGAAAATGAAGAAAGAAGTCACTTTTATACCTGATCATCCGTATTTATACGACGAATTAACAGGTCGAGAATATATAAAGTTTATTATGGAATTAACTGATTTAAATCTATCAAAAGAGGAAGTAGAGAAACAAATTGTTTACTATCATCTAGAGAAAGAAATCGATAAGAAAATTAAAAATTTATCATTAGGTAATAAAAAAAAGTTAGCTTTGATGGGCAGCCTGCTGAATAAGCCTAGCGTCTTACTGTTAGATGAATTCATATCTGGGATTGATCCAATTAATATGAAAAAAATAAAATCCATTTTAAAAGATTATGCATCAATAGGTAACTCTATTTTGCTCTCTACCCATCAGCTAGAAGTGGCACAAACATTTTGTGACTCTTTGGTCTTCATTAACGAAGGAAAGATCTTAAAAATAGAAAGAGATATATCAAGTGTTTTCACAAAAAATGAAAGCTTAGAAGACTACTTTATTTCAATGTTAAGTACGTCAGGAGGCACTTCGCATGACTAA
- the mmgD gene encoding citrate synthase translates to METEARFFPGLEGVVATETKISFLDTQQGKIIIQGYDLIELSKSKSYLDMIYLLLEERLPNNNEKKLVEEFLKGTYDIPDELLDVFRLLPNGTHPMDGLRTGISFLSGFDTRLDDRSLSVNKSRAYKLLGKVPAIVANSYRLIEKKEPIRPLKELSYSANFFYMITGKKPSSLEEQIFDRSLVLYSEHEMPNSTFTARVISSTQSDLYGALTGAVASLKGNLHGGANEAVMEMLLEAGTVDKFEELLAAKLYKKERIMGFGHRVYMNKIDPRALMMKESLKQLCDLQRDDRLYRMCEAGEELMKREKGLYPNLDYYAAPVYWMLGIPISLYTPIFFSARTVGLCAHVIEQHEHNRLFRPRVQYVGERRF, encoded by the coding sequence ATGGAGACTGAAGCGAGGTTTTTTCCAGGACTTGAAGGGGTTGTAGCTACTGAAACAAAAATTTCATTTCTCGATACCCAGCAAGGGAAAATTATTATTCAAGGATATGACTTGATTGAGCTATCAAAATCAAAGAGCTATCTTGATATGATCTATCTTTTACTAGAAGAAAGGCTCCCCAATAATAACGAGAAGAAATTAGTGGAAGAATTTTTAAAAGGAACGTATGACATTCCAGATGAACTGTTGGATGTCTTCCGCTTACTCCCTAACGGCACGCATCCAATGGATGGATTGCGAACAGGAATTTCGTTTCTTTCTGGCTTTGATACGAGGCTTGATGACCGCTCGCTATCAGTAAATAAAAGCCGTGCTTACAAGTTGTTAGGTAAAGTGCCTGCGATTGTGGCCAACAGCTACCGGTTAATTGAGAAGAAAGAACCTATTCGTCCCCTTAAAGAGTTATCGTATAGCGCAAATTTCTTTTATATGATCACCGGAAAGAAGCCATCGTCTCTGGAAGAGCAAATCTTTGATCGTTCACTTGTTTTATACAGTGAGCATGAGATGCCAAACTCAACGTTTACGGCGAGAGTCATTTCTTCTACTCAGTCTGATTTATACGGAGCGTTGACAGGAGCGGTTGCTTCTTTAAAAGGAAACCTGCATGGAGGAGCTAATGAAGCGGTAATGGAAATGCTTTTAGAAGCTGGTACTGTGGATAAATTTGAAGAGCTGCTGGCCGCTAAGCTTTATAAAAAAGAGCGTATCATGGGATTTGGACATCGCGTGTATATGAACAAGATTGATCCGCGCGCTTTAATGATGAAAGAGTCTCTCAAACAGCTATGCGACCTGCAAAGAGATGATCGTCTTTATCGCATGTGCGAGGCGGGCGAGGAACTTATGAAGCGTGAAAAAGGTCTTTATCCAAACTTAGATTACTACGCAGCACCTGTTTATTGGATGCTTGGTATTCCTATTTCACTTTATACACCAATCTTTTTTAGTGCTAGAACGGTCGGATTGTGTGCGCACGTTATTGAGCAACATGAACATAATCGACTTTTTAGACCGCGCGTACAGTATGTGGGCGAGCGCCGCTTTTAA
- a CDS encoding GHKL domain-containing protein, translating into MNFFVELAGTFLEVFSLMFFLIAFLGIKFSKVRAQFIAANSIGVASIMLLKLTTNFSHAITFLCSFLILFILGSLIFKISFSAAFISVVLGLCILLLGELIALLFLGNTFDVISLLETQSFKKMFIALPHILLINFISFLFIKYKLSFIPLTIIYKDQNEFFYKQHGPRYIILTCFTMVLIIVVAFTISYNLFYLQQTNSSILFITVVSIIYLLFFSQIVLKHESERLEKLLEKQHEVEIKRYFQVIKSQRHDFIHHLHTLYGLIAQQKFQDTEAYIEEVIEDVRKVNEVIPIHHPAVSALLLTLKQQAHTKNIQMSVIAKDNLAHIPCKVTDINRILGNLISNAMDALTHNKKQNRWIEVLIEAEHSSNEYIFTVTNSGEIDPNVASKLFNNQFTTKSNDHEGIGLIATKRIIEKYEGMIYLETTSNTTAFIARLPAMKKNKAI; encoded by the coding sequence ATGAACTTCTTCGTTGAACTAGCAGGCACCTTTTTAGAAGTTTTTTCATTAATGTTTTTCTTAATTGCCTTTTTAGGTATTAAATTTTCCAAGGTAAGAGCACAGTTCATAGCAGCCAACTCAATCGGAGTAGCATCAATTATGCTATTGAAGTTAACGACCAACTTTTCACACGCCATTACTTTTTTATGCAGCTTTCTCATTTTATTCATCTTAGGAAGCTTAATTTTCAAGATTAGCTTTTCTGCTGCGTTTATTTCAGTAGTACTCGGTTTATGTATTTTATTATTAGGAGAATTGATAGCACTCCTTTTTTTAGGAAATACCTTTGATGTCATAAGCTTATTGGAAACTCAGTCCTTTAAGAAAATGTTCATTGCGTTACCTCATATTCTATTAATTAATTTCATTAGCTTTCTATTTATTAAATACAAATTATCTTTCATTCCTTTAACTATTATTTACAAAGATCAGAATGAATTCTTTTATAAGCAACATGGGCCAAGGTATATCATCTTAACTTGCTTCACTATGGTACTTATCATTGTTGTAGCATTTACGATTTCGTATAATTTATTTTATTTACAACAAACGAATTCATCTATTTTATTCATTACGGTTGTATCTATCATTTATCTGCTATTCTTTTCACAAATTGTGCTTAAGCATGAATCTGAACGATTAGAGAAACTGTTAGAAAAGCAGCATGAGGTGGAAATTAAGCGATACTTTCAAGTTATTAAATCTCAGCGGCATGATTTTATTCATCACCTTCATACACTATATGGATTAATTGCCCAGCAAAAGTTTCAGGATACTGAAGCATATATAGAGGAAGTCATTGAAGATGTGAGAAAAGTAAATGAAGTCATTCCTATTCATCACCCAGCCGTTTCGGCTTTACTATTAACTTTAAAGCAGCAAGCACATACCAAAAATATTCAGATGTCCGTAATCGCAAAAGATAATTTAGCCCACATTCCCTGCAAAGTAACCGATATTAATCGCATACTAGGAAATTTAATTTCAAATGCGATGGATGCACTAACGCATAATAAAAAACAAAACAGATGGATTGAGGTTTTAATTGAGGCTGAACATTCATCCAACGAATACATATTTACAGTAACAAACAGTGGAGAAATAGACCCTAATGTTGCTTCAAAGTTATTTAACAATCAATTTACAACTAAGTCAAATGATCATGAAGGTATTGGCTTAATTGCTACTAAGCGGATTATCGAGAAATATGAAGGCATGATTTACCTAGAAACAACTAGTAATACTACGGCTTTTATTGCTAGACTTCCAGCTATGAAAAAGAACAAAGCGATTTAA
- a CDS encoding DUF3923 family protein, producing the protein MKKRWISWWITNCFWAMLFVLGTIMVWTRKVDGAGAIQTPEIKLLSFIVLVLAFVIPLVIQVVWLVVNVRTSK; encoded by the coding sequence ATGAAAAAACGATGGATTTCCTGGTGGATTACAAACTGTTTTTGGGCCATGCTATTTGTTTTAGGCACTATTATGGTATGGACGCGAAAAGTGGACGGAGCGGGTGCCATTCAAACCCCTGAGATTAAACTATTATCCTTTATTGTGTTAGTGCTTGCCTTTGTCATTCCGCTTGTGATTCAAGTTGTATGGCTTGTTGTTAATGTAAGAACGAGTAAATGA
- a CDS encoding bifunctional 2-methylcitrate dehydratase/aconitate hydratase has protein sequence MLKTNEQVKADVLLEEIADYVLHKEIKSLEAFQTARYVLLDTLGCGMLALSYPECTKLLGPVVPGTVVPNGSRVPGTSFELDPIRAAFNIGCIIRWLDYNDTWLAAEWGHPSDNLGGILATADYISRVRIAEGKEPLVVRDVLEMMIKAHEIQGVLALENSLNRVGLDHVMFVKIATTAVVTKMLGGTREEIINALSNAWIDTVSLRTYRHAPNTGSRKSWAAGDATSRGVQLAMMAVKGEMGYPTALSAPNWGFQDVLFNKKQVTLGRPLDSYVMEHVLFKVSYPAEFHAQTAAECAVKLHGEVVNRLNDIASITITTHESAIRIIDKEGPLHNPADRDHCLQYITAIGLLKGTIAAEDYENEVAADPRIDELRSKMKVVENKQYSEDYLDPKKRSIANAVQIHFKDGTQTEEVECEYPLGHRFRRDEAIPKVKEKFSTNIKTRFPLKQQKRIEGVCYNQEELENMSVNEFVQLFLI, from the coding sequence ATGTTGAAAACGAATGAGCAAGTCAAAGCGGATGTTTTGTTAGAGGAAATTGCAGATTATGTTCTTCATAAAGAGATTAAGAGTTTAGAAGCGTTCCAAACCGCTCGTTATGTGTTGCTTGATACGCTTGGGTGCGGGATGCTGGCGCTTAGTTATCCAGAGTGCACAAAGCTTCTCGGCCCAGTTGTTCCAGGGACGGTTGTTCCAAATGGCAGCCGGGTGCCGGGCACGTCATTTGAGTTAGATCCAATTCGAGCTGCGTTCAACATTGGCTGCATCATCCGCTGGCTGGATTATAACGATACGTGGCTAGCGGCAGAATGGGGACATCCTTCTGATAATCTTGGAGGTATTTTAGCGACGGCTGACTACATTAGCCGCGTACGTATAGCAGAAGGGAAAGAGCCGCTGGTTGTTCGTGATGTACTTGAAATGATGATTAAAGCACACGAAATTCAAGGCGTACTGGCGTTAGAGAACAGCTTAAACCGAGTTGGGTTAGATCACGTGATGTTTGTGAAGATTGCTACGACTGCAGTTGTTACTAAAATGCTTGGAGGAACGCGTGAAGAAATTATTAATGCTTTGTCCAACGCGTGGATTGATACGGTGAGCTTACGTACCTACAGACATGCGCCGAATACCGGTTCGAGAAAGTCGTGGGCTGCGGGAGACGCCACGAGCAGAGGCGTACAGCTGGCTATGATGGCAGTAAAAGGAGAAATGGGCTATCCGACTGCGCTTTCTGCACCTAATTGGGGTTTCCAAGACGTATTATTTAATAAGAAACAGGTAACGCTTGGCCGCCCGCTTGATTCCTATGTCATGGAGCACGTGCTGTTTAAAGTGTCTTACCCGGCAGAGTTTCACGCTCAAACGGCCGCGGAGTGCGCAGTTAAACTGCACGGAGAAGTCGTGAATCGATTAAACGATATTGCGTCGATTACAATTACAACGCATGAGTCTGCGATTCGCATTATTGATAAAGAAGGGCCGCTTCATAATCCAGCGGACCGAGATCATTGCTTGCAGTATATTACGGCAATTGGTCTTCTTAAAGGAACAATTGCTGCCGAAGATTATGAAAACGAAGTTGCAGCTGATCCGCGAATTGACGAGCTGCGCAGCAAGATGAAGGTTGTTGAAAATAAACAGTATAGCGAAGACTACTTGGATCCTAAAAAGAGATCGATTGCAAATGCCGTACAGATTCATTTTAAAGATGGTACCCAAACAGAAGAAGTAGAGTGTGAGTATCCGCTAGGCCACCGTTTTAGAAGAGATGAAGCCATTCCAAAGGTTAAAGAAAAATTCTCGACTAACATCAAAACGCGTTTTCCTCTTAAGCAGCAAAAGCGAATCGAAGGAGTTTGCTATAACCAAGAGGAGCTTGAAAACATGAGCGTAAACGAGTTTGTTCAATTGTTTTTAATCTAA
- a CDS encoding LytTR family DNA-binding domain-containing protein: MDKYNVLTVDDQIHCTDMLKNLLTQYPFIENIYSYSDPRDALAFLQTSAVDLVFLDIDMPHINGLKLAETIKQQFPNILLIFVTGHSDYALHGYELYPIDFLLKPVSPLRLEKALVQFRNQRSNRTVSQELNLDSTQEQATKKITVRDKSSIHFITINEINFVEKRGRKCIISVKDNKEIECSNTLNELEKMLSKHHFFRPHQSFLIPLSKVAEIKPDEYMRSYLIELENVNAEIRVSKNKYSELRHAINSYL, translated from the coding sequence ATGGATAAATATAATGTTTTAACCGTAGATGATCAGATCCATTGCACGGATATGTTAAAAAATTTATTAACACAATATCCATTTATCGAAAACATTTATAGTTATTCAGATCCCAGAGACGCACTAGCATTTCTACAAACATCAGCGGTTGATTTAGTTTTCTTAGATATCGACATGCCTCACATCAATGGTTTAAAGTTAGCGGAAACCATTAAACAGCAATTTCCTAATATTTTATTGATTTTTGTAACAGGTCACTCTGACTATGCTCTACATGGGTACGAATTATATCCTATCGACTTTTTATTAAAGCCTGTAAGCCCGTTACGACTTGAAAAAGCCTTGGTTCAGTTTCGTAACCAGCGCTCAAACAGAACGGTTTCTCAAGAACTTAATCTTGATAGTACACAAGAGCAAGCGACAAAGAAAATCACGGTAAGAGACAAAAGCTCCATTCACTTTATTACAATCAATGAAATTAATTTTGTTGAAAAACGAGGCCGAAAATGTATTATTAGCGTAAAGGATAACAAAGAGATTGAATGCAGCAATACACTGAACGAACTGGAAAAAATGTTAAGCAAACATCATTTTTTCAGACCACACCAATCATTCTTAATTCCTTTATCAAAGGTCGCTGAAATTAAGCCTGATGAATACATGCGCTCTTATTTAATCGAGCTTGAAAATGTCAATGCAGAAATTCGAGTTAGCAAAAACAAGTATAGTGAATTGCGACATGCCATTAATTCATATCTATAA
- the prpB gene encoding methylisocitrate lyase produces MTWIVNQPLSQKELAATFQRLMDAPEILQLPGAHDAMAALVAKQAGFSALYLSGAAYTASRGLPDLGIVTSTELADRAKDLIRATNLPVLVDIDTGFGGVLNAARTAREMVEANVAAVQIEDQQLPKKCGHLNGKQLVTIEEMVQKIRAIKEVAPSLIIVARTDARSSEGLEEAIKRAAAYVEAGADAIFPEALGSEEEFRAFKKQIQAPLLANMTEFGKTPYYTATEFSNMGFQMVIYPVSSLRVAAKAYERIFELIKATGTQKEATRDMQTRSELYDIISYYDFEHLDKNLAQTILTEKHKS; encoded by the coding sequence ATGACGTGGATTGTCAATCAGCCGTTATCTCAGAAGGAGCTAGCTGCTACGTTTCAACGGCTTATGGATGCACCAGAAATCCTTCAACTTCCGGGTGCGCACGATGCTATGGCCGCACTTGTGGCTAAGCAAGCGGGTTTTTCAGCACTTTATCTATCAGGCGCGGCCTACACTGCAAGTCGGGGGCTGCCCGACTTAGGAATCGTGACATCTACTGAGTTAGCCGACCGAGCGAAGGATTTGATAAGAGCTACAAACTTGCCTGTGCTAGTTGATATTGATACAGGCTTTGGTGGCGTTTTAAATGCTGCCCGTACCGCTAGAGAAATGGTTGAAGCAAACGTAGCTGCCGTTCAAATTGAAGATCAGCAGCTTCCCAAAAAATGCGGTCATCTCAATGGAAAACAGCTTGTAACAATAGAAGAAATGGTGCAAAAGATTAGAGCAATTAAAGAAGTTGCTCCGTCTTTAATTATTGTAGCTCGGACGGATGCTCGCAGTAGCGAAGGTTTGGAGGAAGCTATCAAACGAGCAGCTGCATATGTGGAAGCAGGAGCTGATGCTATTTTCCCTGAAGCACTGGGTTCCGAAGAAGAATTTCGAGCGTTCAAAAAGCAAATTCAAGCTCCTCTTTTAGCTAACATGACAGAGTTTGGGAAAACACCGTACTATACAGCAACAGAATTTAGTAATATGGGTTTTCAAATGGTCATTTACCCAGTCTCGTCACTTCGCGTAGCAGCAAAAGCGTACGAGAGGATATTTGAGCTAATCAAGGCGACGGGTACTCAAAAAGAAGCAACAAGAGATATGCAGACAAGAAGCGAGCTATATGATATTATCTCGTACTATGATTTTGAACATTTGGACAAGAACTTAGCTCAAACCATTCTTACAGAAAAGCATAAGTCGTAA
- a CDS encoding (deoxy)nucleoside triphosphate pyrophosphohydrolase codes for MKKKIKVVAAVIENDQNEVLCALRSNDMSLPNMWEFPGGKVEEGEDIYSAIVREIEEELHCKIKATELHNEHTHEYDTFIIELIAIKAEIAEGTPQPTEHAKLVWLNKENLHSLVWAPADVPAVELLVEKK; via the coding sequence GTGAAGAAAAAAATAAAGGTCGTTGCGGCCGTTATTGAAAATGATCAAAATGAAGTGCTATGTGCTCTTCGCTCAAACGACATGTCTCTACCGAACATGTGGGAATTTCCTGGTGGAAAAGTAGAAGAAGGCGAAGACATCTACTCTGCGATTGTGAGAGAAATTGAAGAAGAGCTGCACTGTAAAATCAAAGCAACCGAATTACATAACGAGCATACGCATGAATACGATACGTTTATCATTGAGCTTATTGCCATTAAAGCTGAAATTGCTGAAGGTACACCGCAGCCTACTGAGCATGCGAAGCTTGTTTGGTTAAACAAAGAAAATCTTCATTCACTTGTCTGGGCACCAGCTGATGTTCCGGCGGTTGAATTGTTAGTAGAAAAGAAATAG
- the lepB gene encoding signal peptidase I has translation MKEIVAWGKSILIAVAIVFLVRNFVFVPIIVDGASMMPTLESEERMIVNKLGGVDRFDIVVFHVTKNKDYIKRVIGLPGDHIEYKDDTLYINGKAYEEPYLDEYKKGLLGQPLTEDFKLEEYTGETVVPNGQLFVMGDNRRNSLDSRSPMLGTVPYDQVVGKAELAYWPLEKLEVIGSDSKE, from the coding sequence GTGAAAGAAATAGTAGCTTGGGGTAAATCCATTCTAATTGCAGTTGCCATTGTCTTTTTGGTACGAAACTTTGTGTTTGTTCCAATCATTGTAGACGGCGCGTCGATGATGCCAACGCTAGAAAGCGAAGAACGCATGATTGTCAATAAGCTAGGAGGTGTTGATCGGTTTGATATTGTTGTGTTTCACGTGACAAAGAATAAAGATTACATAAAGCGCGTCATTGGACTGCCTGGTGATCATATTGAATATAAAGATGATACGCTTTATATTAACGGAAAAGCATACGAAGAGCCTTATTTGGACGAATATAAGAAAGGTTTATTGGGACAACCTCTTACAGAAGACTTTAAGCTTGAAGAGTATACAGGTGAGACAGTTGTACCAAACGGACAGCTATTTGTGATGGGGGATAACCGCCGCAACAGCCTAGACAGCAGGTCGCCGATGCTTGGCACGGTTCCGTACGATCAGGTGGTTGGAAAAGCAGAGCTTGCATACTGGCCTTTAGAGAAGCTAGAGGTTATCGGTTCTGATTCAAAAGAGTAG
- a CDS encoding L,D-transpeptidase: MKKVLTKGITVLALLVVLLSGLPTNKAEAASKSTANQDLIIINKYYNKLAYYQDGSLEMVKSVATGKSWENTPVGFFKVVNKIKNRPYYKGKIPGGDPRNPLGNRWIGLNANGTYGDTYAIHGNNNPSSIGKYVSLGCVRMHNADVTKLFDKVKVGTPVAITYSYKSFEELTAVYGYDFKGYSTK, encoded by the coding sequence ATGAAAAAAGTGTTAACAAAGGGGATTACTGTTTTAGCATTACTCGTGGTTTTATTAAGTGGACTTCCAACAAATAAAGCAGAAGCTGCTAGTAAAAGCACAGCAAATCAAGATTTAATTATTATCAACAAATACTATAATAAGCTAGCTTATTATCAAGATGGAAGTTTAGAGATGGTGAAATCTGTTGCGACCGGAAAGTCGTGGGAAAATACTCCGGTTGGTTTTTTTAAGGTAGTAAATAAAATAAAAAATCGCCCTTATTATAAAGGGAAAATTCCTGGTGGAGATCCTCGTAATCCATTAGGGAATAGATGGATTGGCTTAAATGCCAACGGAACGTACGGAGATACATATGCAATTCATGGAAATAACAATCCAAGCAGCATCGGAAAATACGTGAGCTTAGGCTGCGTTCGTATGCATAATGCGGATGTAACCAAACTTTTTGATAAAGTAAAAGTAGGTACGCCAGTGGCCATTACGTATTCGTATAAAAGCTTTGAAGAATTAACGGCTGTGTACGGATATGATTTTAAAGGCTACAGCACCAAGTGA